In Rhinoderma darwinii isolate aRhiDar2 chromosome 9, aRhiDar2.hap1, whole genome shotgun sequence, the following are encoded in one genomic region:
- the SIRT3 gene encoding NAD-dependent protein deacetylase sirtuin-3, mitochondrial — MALLCVSYQPSFKKMVQVAAWSQLGRERRIHANLYPLLRNTGRNRISQMNGCRTDHNPLSRWVRAHSIKSSALSLTDVAEKIKEGFYRRILVMVGAGISTDSGIPDFRSPTSGLYSKLQEYSLPYPEAIFDLSYFLHKPDPFLRLSQELLPGRHHPNSAHYFLRLLHDKGVLLRLYTQNIDGLERAAGIPAEKLVEAHGSFASSTCTMCLKEYPGETFRDAVIKSEVPRCSACGGLIKPDIVFFGEQLPARFFLHLTDFPRADLLIVMGTSLEVEPFASLVYAVSSSTPRVLINRDPVGPFLDNSDGLNVMALGEVTSGVQRFVQLLGWDCELEELKKKDKSSDNVNEDLYHP, encoded by the exons ATGGCTTTGCTGTGTGTTTCCTATCAACCATCTTTTAAGAAAATGGTTCAGGTGGCAGCGTGGTCACAGCTAGGGAGAG AACGAAGGATCCATGCAAACCTATATCCGTTGCTGCGAAATACTGGCCGAAATAGAATATCACAAATGAATGGCTGCAGAACTGACCATAACCCACTTTCACG ATGGGTGCGAGCTCATAGCATTAAGAGCAGCGCTTTATCTCTCACTGACGTGGCTGAGAAAATAAAGGAAGGTTTCTACCGCCGTATATTAGTCATGGTTGGTGCCGGTATCAGCACGGACAGTGGGATCCCAGATTTCAG GTCTCCTACTAGTGGACTGTACAGTAAACTGCAGGAATATTCCCTCCCATATCCTGAAGCTATATTCGATCTCAGCTATTTTTTACATAAACCAGATCCATTCTTGCGTCTTTCCCAAGAGCTGCTACCTGGTCGTCATCATCCCAATTCAGCGCATTATTTTCTGCGCCTCCTACATGACAAAGGAGTACTGTTACGTCTCTACACGCAGAACATCGATGGACTGGAGAGAG ctgctGGTATTCCCGCTGAGAAGTTGGTAGAAGCCCATGGCTCATTTGCATCATCCACTTGTACCATGTGCCTTAAGGAGTACCCTGGTGAGACCTTTCGT GACGCTGTTATAAAGTCTGAAGTCCCTCGCTGTTCAGCTTGTGGTGGTCTCATCAAACCTGACATTGTCTTTTTTGGAGAGCAGCTACCTGCCCGTTTTTTCCTTCACCTGACAGATTTTCCCAGGGCAGATCTCCTGATTGTCATGGGCACATCACTTGAG GTGGAACCTTTTGCCAGTCTGGTGTATGCAGTTAGTAGCTCTACACCACGAGTTCTTATCAATCGAGATCCTGTGGGACCTTTTCTGGACAATTCAGATGGGCTCAATGTGATGGCGCTAGGAGAGGTCACCAGTGGGGTGCAGCGCTTTGTACAACTACTAGGATGGGATTGTGAACTggaagagctaaaaaaaaaagacaag AGCTCTGACAATGTAAATGAAGACCTTTACCATCCATGA